The following proteins are co-located in the Pseudomonas synxantha genome:
- a CDS encoding biliverdin-producing heme oxygenase, with amino-acid sequence MTASPTAERPSLRSQRLNQITNEPHTKLDALVKAHAPFETQANFARFVVAQYLFQSELVALYNDAELIKIVPDLAARCRAEAAKLDLADLDTEIPAPVAGAVKNPSKAEALGWLFVSEGSKLGAAFLIKRAVGLGLSETFGARHLGEPAGGRAEGWKSFTRTLDSLEFSAEEEAAVEKGAIDAFVRFTVLLEQAYASAPEMA; translated from the coding sequence ATGACCGCTTCTCCTACCGCAGAACGCCCGAGCCTGCGCTCCCAGCGCCTGAACCAGATCACCAATGAACCGCATACCAAGCTGGATGCGTTGGTGAAGGCTCATGCGCCGTTCGAAACCCAAGCCAACTTCGCCCGCTTCGTAGTGGCCCAGTACCTGTTCCAGTCAGAACTGGTAGCGCTGTACAACGATGCCGAACTGATCAAGATCGTCCCGGACCTGGCCGCACGCTGCCGCGCCGAAGCCGCCAAGCTCGACCTGGCGGACCTGGACACTGAAATCCCGGCTCCGGTGGCCGGTGCAGTAAAGAATCCGAGTAAAGCCGAAGCCCTGGGCTGGCTGTTCGTGTCCGAAGGCTCCAAACTGGGCGCCGCGTTCCTGATCAAGCGCGCCGTGGGCTTGGGCCTGAGTGAAACCTTCGGCGCCCGTCACCTGGGCGAACCGGCCGGCGGTCGCGCCGAAGGCTGGAAAAGCTTCACCCGCACCCTCGACAGCCTGGAATTCAGCGCAGAAGAAGAAGCTGCGGTAGAAAAAGGCGCGATCGATGCGTTTGTGCGCTTCACCGTGTTGCTGGAACAGGCGTACGCTAGCGCCCCTGAAATGGCCTGA
- a CDS encoding YbaN family protein, with the protein MTGKTQSTSKVAQVLFGLLAYASLGIGLVAIVIPGLPTTEFILLAAWAATKSSPRLSAWLENHRLFGPILFNWRNGKIIARRAKVSATVSMLLCAILMLVMLDHGWPVYLAIAGMSLGNLWIWSRPEQLARPI; encoded by the coding sequence ATGACCGGCAAAACCCAATCCACCTCCAAAGTCGCCCAAGTCCTCTTCGGCCTGCTGGCCTACGCCAGCCTGGGGATCGGCCTGGTGGCGATTGTCATACCGGGTTTGCCGACCACCGAATTCATCCTGCTCGCCGCCTGGGCCGCCACCAAAAGCTCACCGCGCCTGAGCGCCTGGCTGGAAAACCACCGCCTGTTCGGGCCGATCCTGTTCAACTGGCGCAACGGCAAGATCATTGCGCGCCGGGCCAAGGTCAGCGCCACCGTGAGTATGTTGCTGTGTGCCATCCTGATGCTGGTGATGCTGGATCACGGCTGGCCGGTGTACCTGGCCATTGCCGGGATGAGCCTGGGCAACCTGTGGATCTGGTCTCGCCCCGAGCAGCTGGCACGGCCCATATAG
- a CDS encoding methyl-accepting chemotaxis protein: MFDTLSIRLKIVLLSGLCLLGVIALVVGINIYNTNQNDLLVSDSSSRMLTASVEQLLQAKAAEQAGHLQKTFGENLLVVTALADQIKDLRQLGTKRSLEAGALREEINQSVKTAFERNTKVLGIWLSFEPNGLDGKDSEFVDDKARVSNEKGRFSSYWSRAGGEGLNTIMVEDDLTKTTLNLSGTPYNIWYTCPRDTRSTCLLDPYEDTVAGKPVLMTTISLPLIVDGKVIGVVGIDIALTALQATTDAAQKDLFNGAAHLEILSSTGLIAAYSGEPAKVGKNLIDSLGAEGKEIVQLLANDRPVIRGQNDIIRAVYPVKPIADAKSWGVVIKLPKAVMLADNVKLQAVLDEAQASGTLKALLVAAAAGLLGLLLIWLTATGVTRPINSVAAMLKDIASGDGDLTQRLAYAKKDELGELVNWFNRFLDKLQPTIAQIKQSITEARGTADQSSAIARQTSEGMQVQFREIDQVATASNEMSATAHDVANSASNAASAARGADQSAREGMSIIEQSTRDITTLAEEVSKAVTEVEALAVNSEQIGSVLEVIRSIAEQTNLLALNAAIEAARAGESGRGFAVVADEVRNLAKRTQDSVEEIRLVIERIQSGTRGVVATMHSSQQQAQSNAGQIHQAVQALGKISDAVTVISDMNLQIASAAEEQSAVAEEVNRNVSAIRTVTETLTGQATESAAISSQLNALASQQMKLMDQFRV, encoded by the coding sequence ATGTTCGACACCCTCTCCATTCGCTTGAAAATCGTGCTGCTGTCCGGTCTTTGCCTGTTGGGGGTCATTGCACTGGTGGTCGGCATCAATATCTACAACACCAACCAGAATGACCTATTGGTCAGTGACTCAAGCTCACGAATGCTGACCGCCAGCGTGGAACAGCTGCTGCAAGCCAAGGCAGCCGAACAGGCCGGGCACTTACAAAAGACCTTCGGTGAAAACCTGCTGGTGGTTACTGCCCTCGCCGACCAGATCAAAGACCTGCGTCAGCTGGGGACCAAGCGCTCTCTTGAAGCCGGCGCCCTGCGCGAAGAAATCAACCAGAGCGTAAAAACCGCATTCGAGCGCAACACCAAGGTACTGGGTATCTGGCTGTCATTCGAACCCAACGGGCTGGACGGCAAAGACAGCGAATTCGTCGACGACAAAGCGCGCGTCTCCAACGAAAAAGGCCGCTTTTCCAGCTACTGGAGCCGTGCAGGTGGTGAAGGCCTCAACACCATCATGGTCGAGGATGACTTGACCAAGACCACCCTCAACCTCAGCGGCACGCCCTACAACATTTGGTATACCTGCCCACGGGACACCCGCAGCACCTGCCTGCTGGACCCGTACGAAGACACTGTGGCTGGCAAACCTGTGCTGATGACCACCATTTCCCTGCCACTGATCGTCGATGGCAAAGTCATTGGCGTCGTCGGCATCGATATCGCCCTCACGGCCCTGCAAGCGACTACCGATGCCGCGCAGAAAGATCTTTTCAACGGCGCAGCGCACCTGGAGATTCTGTCCAGCACTGGCTTGATCGCGGCCTATAGCGGTGAACCGGCCAAGGTAGGCAAGAACCTGATCGATAGCCTCGGCGCCGAAGGCAAGGAAATCGTGCAACTGCTCGCCAATGACCGGCCAGTGATCCGCGGGCAGAACGACATCATTCGCGCCGTGTACCCGGTCAAGCCGATTGCCGACGCCAAGTCCTGGGGCGTGGTGATCAAACTGCCGAAAGCCGTGATGCTGGCCGATAACGTCAAGCTGCAAGCGGTACTCGACGAAGCCCAGGCCAGCGGTACCCTCAAAGCCTTGCTGGTGGCGGCGGCTGCCGGCCTGTTGGGCTTGCTGCTGATCTGGCTGACCGCCACCGGCGTCACCCGGCCGATCAACAGCGTCGCCGCGATGCTCAAGGACATCGCCAGCGGCGACGGCGACCTCACCCAACGCCTGGCGTACGCCAAGAAAGACGAACTGGGCGAGTTGGTGAACTGGTTCAACCGCTTCCTCGACAAGCTGCAACCGACCATCGCGCAGATCAAGCAAAGCATTACCGAAGCCCGTGGTACGGCGGATCAGTCCTCGGCCATTGCGCGCCAGACCAGCGAAGGCATGCAGGTGCAGTTCCGCGAAATCGACCAGGTGGCGACCGCCTCCAATGAAATGAGCGCCACTGCCCATGACGTCGCCAACAGCGCCTCGAATGCTGCCAGCGCGGCACGCGGTGCCGATCAGTCGGCCCGCGAAGGCATGTCGATCATCGAGCAGAGCACCCGTGATATCACCACCCTTGCCGAGGAAGTCAGCAAAGCGGTGACCGAAGTCGAAGCCCTGGCGGTCAACAGTGAACAGATTGGCTCGGTTCTGGAGGTGATCCGCAGCATCGCCGAACAGACCAACCTGCTTGCATTGAACGCCGCGATTGAAGCGGCACGCGCCGGCGAAAGCGGGCGTGGCTTTGCGGTGGTTGCCGACGAAGTACGCAACCTGGCCAAGCGCACCCAGGATTCGGTCGAGGAAATCCGCCTGGTGATCGAACGTATCCAGAGCGGCACCCGAGGCGTGGTAGCGACCATGCACTCCAGCCAGCAACAGGCCCAGAGCAATGCCGGGCAGATCCACCAGGCGGTGCAGGCCCTGGGCAAGATCAGTGACGCGGTCACGGTGATCAGCGACATGAACCTGCAAATCGCCAGTGCCGCCGAAGAGCAGAGCGCAGTGGCCGAAGAGGTCAACCGCAACGTCTCGGCGATTCGCACCGTGACCGAAACCCTCACCGGCCAGGCCACGGAATCGGCGGCGATCAGCAGCCAGCTCAATGCACTGGCCAGCCAGCAGATGAAGTTGATGGATCAGTTCAGGGTGTAA
- a CDS encoding NAD(P)H nitroreductase has protein sequence MQALDALLNRVSVPRLLEPAPTQEQRDLLFAAAMRAPDHGQLRPWRFLTVEGAAREQMGALLAEAARLQDADAPQAVIDKAQNGPLRAPLVVVVIARLQEHFKVPKSEQLLAAACAAHGILLAAYAQGIGAVWRTGELSYSAHVAKGLGLTAGEEVIGFLYLGTPQNPPRTAPKEDLTPFVQAWTGR, from the coding sequence ATGCAGGCTCTCGACGCTTTGCTCAACCGTGTTTCCGTGCCACGTCTGCTGGAACCGGCACCGACCCAGGAGCAGCGCGACCTGTTGTTCGCCGCCGCCATGCGTGCGCCCGACCACGGTCAGCTGCGCCCTTGGCGTTTCCTTACCGTAGAAGGCGCAGCCCGTGAGCAGATGGGCGCGCTGTTGGCCGAGGCCGCCCGCCTGCAGGATGCCGACGCTCCCCAGGCGGTCATCGACAAGGCCCAGAACGGCCCGCTGCGTGCGCCGTTGGTGGTGGTGGTGATTGCACGCCTGCAGGAGCACTTCAAGGTGCCCAAGTCCGAGCAATTGCTGGCGGCGGCCTGTGCGGCCCACGGCATCCTGTTGGCGGCCTATGCGCAGGGGATTGGTGCGGTGTGGCGGACCGGGGAGTTGTCCTACTCGGCCCATGTGGCCAAAGGCTTGGGGCTGACGGCGGGTGAAGAAGTGATTGGCTTTCTTTACCTCGGTACGCCGCAGAACCCGCCGCGTACGGCGCCGAAGGAAGACCTGACGCCGTTCGTCCAGGCCTGGACCGGACGCTAA
- a CDS encoding di-heme oxidoredictase family protein, with translation MFRSLLCLSAALMALSLTACDDAPRFTKAEPGESRSGGATTVNKRDQNAFSLPSANLAPTRRLDFSVGNSFFRSPWVIAPSTTTARDGLGPLFNTNACQNCHIKDGRGHPPLPDAPNAVSMLVRLSIPLSITEQPPYAKLIEQLGVVPEPVYGGQLQDMSVPGVVPEGKVRVDYSPVQVSFKDGTVVELRKPDLQITQLGYGPMHPDTRFSARVAPPMIGLGLLEAISDADILRNTDPKTADKDAIVGRANWVWDDAQHKSVLGRFGWKAGQPNLNQQNVHAFSGDMGLTTSLRPFDDCTDAQVACKQAPNGNGPDGEPEVSDNILRLVLFYTRNLAVPARRGVNTPQVLAGKNLFYQAGCQGCHKPTFTTAANAAEPELANQVIRPYSDLLLHDMGEGLADHRTEFKATGRDWRTPPLWGIGLTQAVSGHTQFLHDGRARNLLEAVLWHGGQAQAAQQHVLSFNAEQRAALLAFLNSL, from the coding sequence ATGTTCCGTTCGCTCCTCTGCCTGTCCGCAGCGTTGATGGCTTTAAGCCTGACCGCTTGCGACGATGCCCCCCGCTTCACCAAGGCCGAGCCTGGTGAGTCGCGGTCAGGTGGTGCAACGACGGTGAACAAGCGCGACCAGAACGCCTTTTCCCTGCCCTCGGCCAACCTGGCGCCCACCCGCCGCCTGGATTTCAGCGTCGGTAACAGTTTCTTCCGCAGCCCCTGGGTGATTGCGCCGTCCACCACCACGGCACGGGATGGCCTGGGCCCGCTGTTCAATACCAACGCCTGCCAGAACTGCCATATCAAGGACGGTCGGGGCCATCCGCCGCTGCCTGATGCGCCGAATGCGGTGTCGATGCTGGTGCGCCTCTCCATCCCTCTCTCCATTACAGAGCAGCCCCCCTACGCCAAGCTCATCGAACAGCTCGGCGTGGTGCCCGAGCCGGTGTATGGCGGGCAGTTGCAGGACATGTCCGTGCCGGGCGTCGTGCCGGAAGGCAAGGTGCGGGTCGACTACAGCCCTGTCCAGGTCAGCTTCAAGGACGGCACCGTCGTCGAACTGCGCAAACCCGACCTGCAAATAACCCAGCTCGGCTACGGCCCGATGCATCCTGATACGCGCTTCTCCGCCCGGGTGGCACCGCCGATGATCGGCCTGGGCCTGCTCGAAGCAATCAGTGACGCCGATATCCTGCGCAACACCGACCCCAAGACCGCCGACAAAGACGCCATCGTCGGCCGCGCCAACTGGGTCTGGGATGACGCCCAGCATAAAAGCGTACTCGGGCGTTTTGGCTGGAAAGCCGGGCAACCCAACCTCAACCAACAAAATGTTCACGCGTTCTCTGGTGATATGGGCCTCACGACCTCCCTGAGACCCTTCGATGATTGCACCGATGCCCAAGTGGCCTGCAAGCAGGCGCCCAACGGCAATGGCCCAGATGGCGAGCCGGAAGTCAGCGACAACATCCTGCGCCTGGTGCTGTTCTACACCCGCAACCTCGCGGTGCCCGCGCGCCGAGGCGTCAACACGCCGCAGGTGCTGGCCGGCAAGAACCTGTTCTACCAGGCCGGTTGCCAGGGCTGTCACAAGCCGACATTCACCACGGCCGCCAACGCCGCCGAACCGGAGCTGGCCAACCAGGTGATACGCCCCTACAGCGACCTGTTGTTGCACGATATGGGCGAAGGCCTGGCCGACCACCGTACCGAATTCAAAGCCACTGGCCGTGACTGGCGCACCCCGCCGTTGTGGGGCATTGGCCTGACGCAAGCCGTGAGTGGTCACACCCAGTTCCTGCATGACGGCCGCGCCCGCAACCTGCTCGAGGCCGTGCTGTGGCATGGCGGGCAAGCACAAGCGGCGCAGCAACATGTGTTGTCGTTCAATGCCGAGCAGCGTGCCGCGTTGCTGGCGTTCCTGAATTCTTTATAA
- a CDS encoding imelysin family protein, whose protein sequence is MFRPKLLFTSLAALALGACSPQDPQAVTSAAIAKQVILPTYSRWVEADRQLAVSALAYCQGKESLDTARADFLHAQKAWAELQPLLIGPLAEGNRAWQVQFWPDKKNLVGRQVEQLVSAQPQIDAAALAKSSVVVQGLSAYEYILYDAKPDVADQAQKARYCPLLMAIGERQKVLAEEILASWNSTDGMLAQMTKFPNQRYADSHEAIADLLRVQVTALDTLKKKLGTPMGRQTKGIPQPFQADAWRSQSSLQSLEASLAAAQTVWVGVDNKGLRGLLPADQKPLAEKIDAAYAASLKLFASNQRSLNELLNDDAGRQQLNDIYDSLNVVHRLHEGELAKALGIQLGFNANDGD, encoded by the coding sequence ATGTTTCGTCCCAAGTTGTTGTTCACCAGCCTGGCCGCCCTGGCGCTCGGTGCCTGCTCGCCCCAGGACCCGCAAGCGGTGACCTCGGCGGCCATCGCCAAGCAAGTGATCCTGCCGACCTACAGCCGCTGGGTTGAAGCCGACCGCCAACTGGCCGTCAGCGCCCTGGCCTACTGCCAGGGCAAGGAAAGCCTGGACACCGCCCGTGCCGACTTCCTGCACGCGCAAAAAGCCTGGGCCGAGTTGCAACCACTGTTGATCGGTCCGCTGGCCGAGGGCAACCGTGCCTGGCAGGTGCAGTTCTGGCCGGACAAGAAGAACCTGGTCGGTCGCCAGGTCGAGCAACTGGTCAGCGCCCAGCCGCAGATCGATGCCGCCGCCCTGGCTAAATCCAGTGTCGTGGTGCAGGGCCTGTCGGCCTACGAATACATCCTCTACGACGCCAAGCCGGACGTCGCCGACCAAGCACAGAAAGCCCGCTACTGCCCACTGTTGATGGCGATCGGCGAACGCCAGAAAGTCCTGGCCGAAGAGATTCTCGCCAGCTGGAACAGCACCGACGGCATGCTCGCGCAGATGACCAAGTTCCCGAACCAGCGCTACGCTGATTCCCACGAGGCCATTGCCGACCTGCTGCGCGTGCAAGTGACTGCCCTGGACACCCTGAAGAAAAAACTCGGCACGCCCATGGGCCGCCAGACCAAGGGCATCCCGCAACCGTTCCAGGCCGATGCATGGCGCAGCCAGTCGTCGCTGCAAAGCCTGGAGGCGAGCCTCGCCGCGGCCCAGACCGTGTGGGTCGGCGTCGACAACAAAGGCTTGCGTGGCCTGCTGCCGGCGGATCAGAAGCCGTTGGCCGAGAAGATCGACGCTGCCTATGCCGCATCTCTGAAACTGTTCGCCAGCAACCAGCGCAGCCTCAACGAACTATTGAACGATGACGCCGGGCGCCAGCAGCTCAACGACATCTACGACAGCCTCAACGTGGTCCACCGCCTGCACGAAGGCGAGCTGGCCAAGGCCCTGGGAATCCAACTGGGCTTCAACGCCAACGACGGTGACTGA
- a CDS encoding DUF1513 domain-containing protein — MLRRQALAVGSVLLSALTLGGWTLFKGKDKGPLLLSARDDADGKHYAVGYRLDGKQVFATQVDQRCHDIVNHPTLPIALFVARRPGTESYLIDLRDGALLQTISSNANRHFYGHAVIHRSGDWLYATENDTSDPGRGLLGVYKFEGERLVHSGEISTHGIGPHQVSWMPDGETLVVANGGIRTEAESRIEMNLNAMEPSLVLMHRDGTLISKETLGQQMNSVRHMGIANDGTILTGQQFMGPSQERSELLAIKRPGQPFVAFPVADEQLQAMGHYTASVAVHSELRLVALTAPRGNRFFIWDMDSAELRLDGPLPDCAGVGAVADGFVVTSGQGRCRFYDCRQTTLLAKPLELPAGFWDNHLHLI, encoded by the coding sequence ATGCTCAGGCGACAGGCTTTGGCGGTGGGCAGCGTGCTGCTCAGCGCCCTTACGTTGGGCGGCTGGACGCTGTTCAAAGGCAAGGATAAAGGCCCGCTGCTGCTGTCGGCGCGGGATGATGCCGACGGCAAGCACTACGCCGTCGGCTATCGCCTGGATGGCAAGCAGGTGTTTGCCACCCAGGTCGACCAGCGTTGCCACGACATCGTCAACCATCCGACGCTGCCGATTGCGCTGTTCGTCGCCCGCCGCCCGGGCACCGAGAGTTACCTGATCGACCTGCGTGATGGCGCGCTGCTGCAAACCATCAGTTCGAACGCCAACCGCCATTTCTACGGGCATGCGGTGATCCATAGGAGCGGCGACTGGCTGTACGCCACCGAGAACGACACGTCCGACCCCGGCCGCGGCCTGTTGGGTGTGTATAAGTTCGAAGGCGAGCGGCTGGTGCATAGTGGCGAGATTTCCACCCACGGCATCGGCCCGCATCAGGTCTCCTGGATGCCCGACGGCGAAACCCTGGTGGTGGCCAACGGCGGTATTCGTACCGAAGCCGAAAGCCGGATAGAGATGAATCTCAACGCCATGGAGCCGAGCCTGGTGCTGATGCATCGCGATGGCACCTTGATCAGCAAGGAAACCCTGGGCCAGCAGATGAACAGCGTGCGCCATATGGGCATCGCCAACGATGGCACTATCCTTACCGGGCAGCAGTTCATGGGGCCGTCCCAGGAACGCTCGGAGTTGCTGGCGATCAAGCGCCCAGGCCAGCCTTTCGTGGCGTTCCCGGTGGCTGATGAGCAGTTGCAGGCGATGGGGCACTACACCGCCAGCGTAGCGGTACACAGCGAACTGCGCCTGGTGGCCCTGACCGCGCCACGGGGCAATCGTTTCTTCATTTGGGACATGGACAGCGCCGAGCTGCGCCTGGATGGGCCGCTCCCCGACTGCGCCGGTGTGGGTGCAGTGGCCGATGGGTTCGTCGTCACGTCAGGCCAAGGGCGTTGCCGCTTCTATGATTGCCGCCAGACAACGTTGCTGGCCAAGCCGCTGGAATTACCGGCCGGCTTTTGGGATAACCACCTGCACCTGATCTGA
- a CDS encoding lipopolysaccharide kinase InaA family protein has protein sequence MAVECVAGSHVAPEERFDFFWRQQGEWVEEPNRRRGGESGVQRVVGPNGRLLYSKRQTGHIYRSWLHPFGRPTVLRERDALKGLRLLDVRVPELVFCEARRDPEHQWKALLVTASLDGFDEIENWYAAGGREQYGEAVHERLLQELAGTLARMHKGRWQHGCLYIKHIFVRVTGEPEAATVEVALLDFEKCRQRLTAYRAASHDMLQLRRHSSWNDTDWKKLSYFYETAFGSAIKGLIR, from the coding sequence ATGGCAGTTGAGTGCGTAGCAGGCAGTCATGTAGCTCCCGAAGAACGATTTGATTTTTTCTGGCGTCAGCAAGGCGAGTGGGTTGAAGAACCCAATCGCCGACGTGGTGGCGAAAGCGGCGTGCAGCGTGTGGTAGGCCCCAACGGGCGGTTGCTCTATAGCAAGCGCCAGACCGGCCACATTTACCGCAGTTGGCTGCACCCCTTTGGGCGCCCGACCGTGCTACGTGAACGTGATGCCCTCAAGGGCCTGCGTTTGCTGGATGTGCGCGTGCCGGAGCTGGTGTTCTGCGAGGCGCGACGCGACCCGGAGCACCAATGGAAGGCCCTGCTGGTCACTGCGTCCCTGGACGGTTTCGACGAGATCGAAAACTGGTACGCCGCTGGCGGCCGTGAGCAGTATGGCGAGGCCGTCCACGAGCGCTTGCTGCAGGAATTGGCCGGCACCCTGGCCCGCATGCACAAAGGCCGCTGGCAGCACGGTTGCTTGTATATCAAGCACATCTTCGTGCGGGTCACCGGCGAGCCCGAGGCGGCGACTGTAGAAGTGGCCCTGTTGGACTTTGAAAAATGTCGCCAACGCTTGACCGCTTATCGGGCCGCCTCCCATGACATGCTGCAATTGCGCCGCCATTCGTCGTGGAATGATACCGACTGGAAAAAACTCAGCTACTTTTACGAGACGGCGTTTGGCAGCGCTATCAAGGGTTTAATCAGATGA
- a CDS encoding class I SAM-dependent methyltransferase — translation MPSPIKLEFSEKYDDQHAQQYLLKHQDNLARRLSHKRDEQLARGALAMAGEPGLVLDLPCGAGRFWPLLAEKPNRVIIGADNSASMLKIATTAQPADVVKRVRPLQTSAFDIDLPDNSVDSIFCMRLMHHIGEPEHRLTILREFQRVTRDSVIISLWVDGNFKAWKRKRSEVRRRKRGEQEGYQNRFVLPAATVEAEFEQAGFRVQESLDFIPLYAMWRVYVLRKR, via the coding sequence ATGCCTTCCCCAATCAAGTTGGAATTTTCCGAAAAGTACGACGATCAACACGCGCAACAATATTTGCTCAAACATCAGGACAATCTGGCTCGCCGGTTGTCCCACAAACGCGACGAGCAACTGGCGCGCGGTGCGCTGGCCATGGCCGGTGAACCCGGCCTGGTGCTGGATCTGCCTTGTGGCGCTGGACGCTTCTGGCCGTTGCTGGCCGAAAAACCCAATCGTGTAATTATCGGGGCTGACAATTCGGCGTCGATGTTAAAGATCGCCACCACCGCCCAACCGGCGGATGTGGTGAAACGGGTACGCCCTTTGCAGACATCTGCCTTTGATATCGATTTGCCAGATAACTCCGTCGACAGTATTTTCTGCATGCGCTTGATGCACCACATCGGTGAACCTGAGCACAGGCTGACAATATTGCGCGAGTTTCAGCGGGTTACCCGTGACAGCGTGATTATTTCGCTGTGGGTAGACGGCAATTTCAAGGCCTGGAAGCGCAAGCGCAGCGAAGTACGTCGTCGCAAACGAGGTGAGCAGGAAGGTTACCAAAACCGGTTTGTGTTACCGGCTGCTACTGTCGAGGCAGAATTCGAGCAGGCCGGTTTCCGTGTTCAGGAATCCCTGGACTTCATACCGCTCTACGCCATGTGGCGAGTATATGTATTGCGCAAGAGGTAA
- a CDS encoding sensor histidine kinase — protein MEFKQSLAQRIIIAFALMSALVAGAFAMGIVATVHLVEEKLISAGLGGDLQRLLLMDSVEDWSHRPEPDQLFYFSGGRGDFELPKDLRHLEPGFHEVFRESLSYHAMVEVIDGRRYVLLQDQSDFEERERVLFAVVLVGFVLSLALAVFLGWVLARKVMAPVVRLARQVRHRDQLLGLAPPLAPDYAADEVGELAVAFDATLGRLRQALSREQLFTSDVSHELRTPLMVLASSCELLLENPAIDERGRRQVERIARACEEMRELVQTFLMLARAKHDDAAVAPQGNLSQVAEDLLGIWREPIEKKGLELIYRPGNPLDTRYNTTFLHAVMGNLLRNALHYTEHGFIRLTLEPSGFVVEDTGVGIPEEKREAMFEPFVRGSENRGEGLGLGLSLVQRICESQGWSVSLTTMEPNGCRFHVELSQVKS, from the coding sequence ATGGAGTTTAAGCAAAGCCTTGCCCAGCGGATCATCATCGCCTTTGCCTTGATGAGTGCGTTGGTGGCGGGGGCCTTCGCCATGGGGATCGTTGCGACGGTGCACCTGGTGGAAGAGAAGTTGATCTCGGCGGGCCTGGGCGGTGACCTGCAACGCCTGCTGTTGATGGACAGCGTCGAAGACTGGAGCCACCGGCCGGAGCCGGACCAGCTGTTTTACTTCAGTGGCGGGCGCGGCGATTTCGAACTGCCCAAGGATCTGCGCCACCTGGAGCCGGGTTTTCACGAGGTGTTTCGCGAGTCGCTGTCGTACCACGCCATGGTCGAAGTGATTGATGGCCGGCGTTATGTGTTGTTGCAAGACCAGAGCGATTTCGAAGAACGTGAGCGTGTGCTGTTTGCCGTGGTGCTGGTGGGGTTCGTGCTCAGCCTGGCGCTGGCGGTATTCCTCGGCTGGGTGCTGGCCCGCAAGGTGATGGCGCCGGTGGTGCGGTTGGCTCGTCAGGTGCGTCACCGTGACCAACTGCTGGGCCTGGCCCCGCCCCTGGCTCCGGATTATGCTGCCGATGAAGTGGGCGAGCTGGCGGTGGCGTTCGACGCCACCCTGGGCCGCTTGCGCCAGGCGCTGTCTCGCGAGCAACTGTTTACCAGCGACGTGAGCCACGAGTTGCGCACGCCCTTGATGGTATTGGCCAGCTCCTGCGAACTGTTGCTGGAAAACCCGGCCATTGATGAGCGTGGCCGCCGCCAGGTGGAGCGCATCGCCCGTGCCTGTGAAGAAATGCGCGAGCTGGTGCAGACCTTCCTGATGCTGGCACGCGCCAAGCACGATGATGCTGCCGTTGCGCCCCAGGGCAACCTCAGCCAGGTCGCCGAAGACCTGCTCGGCATCTGGCGTGAGCCTATCGAGAAAAAAGGCCTGGAGTTGATCTACCGACCAGGCAACCCGCTGGACACCCGCTACAACACCACCTTCTTGCATGCGGTGATGGGCAACCTGCTGCGCAACGCCCTGCACTACACCGAGCACGGGTTTATCCGCCTCACGTTGGAGCCCAGTGGCTTCGTGGTGGAGGACACCGGTGTCGGCATTCCCGAAGAAAAACGCGAAGCGATGTTCGAGCCGTTTGTACGCGGCAGCGAGAACCGTGGCGAGGGGCTGGGGCTCGGCCTGTCGCTGGTGCAACGGATCTGCGAGAGCCAGGGCTGGAGCGTGAGCTTGACGACGATGGAGCCCAATGGCTGTCGTTTTCATGTGGAATTGAGCCAGGTCAAAAGCTGA
- the colR gene encoding two-component system response regulator ColR: protein MRILLVEDNRDILANLADYLGLKGYTVDCAQDGLSGLHLAATEHYDLIVLDIMLPGIDGYTLCKRLREDARRDTPVIMLTARDQLDDRLQGFKSGADDYLLKPFALSELAARIEAVLRRAQGGGRRALQVGDLNYDLDTLEVTREGRLLKLNPVGLKLLAVLMQKSPHVLRREILEEALWGDDCPDSDSLRSHVHQLRQVIDKPFAKPLLQTVHGVGYRLAEGRDGV, encoded by the coding sequence ATGCGAATTCTATTGGTTGAAGACAACCGCGATATCCTCGCCAACCTGGCCGATTACCTGGGGCTTAAAGGCTACACAGTGGACTGTGCGCAGGACGGCTTGTCGGGCCTGCACCTGGCGGCCACCGAGCATTACGACCTGATCGTGCTCGATATCATGCTGCCCGGCATTGATGGCTACACCCTTTGCAAACGCCTGCGCGAGGACGCGCGCCGCGATACGCCGGTGATCATGCTCACCGCCCGTGACCAGTTGGACGACCGCCTGCAGGGCTTCAAGTCTGGCGCCGATGATTACTTGCTCAAGCCATTCGCCTTGTCGGAACTGGCCGCGCGTATCGAGGCGGTGCTGCGTCGTGCCCAGGGTGGCGGACGCCGTGCCCTGCAGGTGGGTGACCTGAACTACGACCTCGACACATTGGAAGTCACCCGCGAAGGGCGCCTGCTCAAGCTCAACCCCGTTGGCCTGAAATTGCTTGCGGTGTTGATGCAGAAGAGCCCGCACGTACTGCGCCGGGAAATACTCGAAGAAGCGCTGTGGGGCGATGATTGCCCGGACAGCGACAGCCTGCGCAGCCACGTTCACCAATTGCGCCAGGTGATCGATAAGCCATTCGCCAAGCCGTTGCTGCAAACGGTGCACGGCGTGGGTTACCGCTTGGCCGAGGGTCGTGATGGAGTTTAA